TGTCGGCGCGAATTCCCAGACGGTGACCGACAGCGTGATCGGCCCGATCGAACGCGAACTGACGGCGGTGAAGAACGTCCTCTACTCCGAGTCCACCGCGGATGCCACCGGCAACGCCACCATCACCGTCACCTTCAAGCCGGGGACCGATCCGGAACTCGCGCAGATCGACGTGCAGAACCGCCTGAAGGCGGTCGAGACCCGCCTGCCCGAACCGGTCAGGCGAGGCGGCCTTTCGGTCGAAGCAGCGTCATCGGGATTTCTCATGATCGTTTCGCTGCGGTCCACGGACGGTGCCGTCGACACCATCGCTCTCAACGACTATCTCGCCCGCGGGCTCTCGCCGGAACTGAAGCGTGTTCCGGGAGTCGGCCGCGTCCAGTCGTTCGGCTCGGAGGCCGCGATGCGCGTCTGGATCGATCCCGCGCTGCTCGTTTCCTACTCGCTCTCGATGACGGAGATCGTCCAGGCGATCCAGACGCAGAACATCCAGGTGGCGCCGGGAAGGCTCGGGGAGGAGCCGGCCGTCCCCGGTCAGAGGATCAGCGTGCCGCTCAGCGTCAGCGGTCAGCTGGAGACGCCGGAGCAGTTCGCGGCGGTGGTGCTGCGCTCGAATCCCGACGGCTCCAAGCTGACGCTCGGCGACGTTGCTCGGATCGAGGTCGGCCCCCAGTCCTCGGGCTTCTCCATCTTCGACGGCGGCAAGCAGGCGACGGCGGCGGCGATCCAGCTGTCGCCCGGCGCCAACGCTGTGAGCACGTCCGCGAACGTCCGCGCCCGGCTGGCCGAGCTGGCACCCTCGATGCCGTCCGGCGTCACCTACGCGGTCTCCTACGACACCGCGCCGTTCGTGAAGCTCTCCATCGCCAAGGTCGTCCAGACGCTCGCCGAAGCGATGGTGCTGGTGTTCCTCATCATGCTGCTCTTCCTCCAGAAGGTGCGCTACACCCTGATTCCTGCGATCGTCGCGCCCATCGCCCTGCTCGGCACCTTCGCCGTGATGTGGGCCATCGGCTATTCGATCAACGCGCTGACCATGTTCGGCATGGTGCTGGCCATCGGAATCATCGTGGACGACGCGATCGTGGTGGTTGAGAACGTCGAGCGACTGATGGTCACCGAGGGGCTTTCGCCCCGCGATGCCACGCGCCGCGCCATGGGGGAGATCACCGGCGCCGTCATCGGCATCACCCTGGTGCTGACGGCCGTGTTCCTTCCGATGGGACTGTCGACCGGCTCGGTGGGCGCGATCTATCGCCAGTTCACGGTCTCGCTGGCGGTCTCGATCCTCTTTTCGGCCTTCCTCGCCCTGAGCCTCACGCCGGCGCTCTGCGCAACGCTCCTCAAGCCTGTCGCGCCTCATCACGAACGAAAGGGGATCTTCGCCCGGTTCAACCGCGGGTTCGAGCGGCTGACGGTGCGCTACACCGCTTGGGTCGGCTCGCTGGTGAAGCGGGGAGCGAGGGTCATGCTCGTCTATGCCGGGATCGTGGTCGCGCTGGCCTTCGGCTACAGCGCCCTGCCGACCGCCTTCGTGCCCGACGAAGATCAGGGAACCTTCATGACGTCCTTCACCCTTCCGGCCGATGCGACGGCCCACCGCACCAAGGCGATCGTGGAGCGCTTCGACCGCCACGCCGCAACGCGTCCCGACGTCGCCAACAACCTGTCCGTCATGGGCTTCAGCTTCTCCGGGTCCGGGGCGAACGCGGCCATGTCGTTCACGACGCTGCGCGACTGGAGCGAACGCGAAGGCAGCGCCGACGCGGAAGTGGAGGCTGCAGCGGCTGCGATGGCGGAAGCGACGGAGGGAGAGATCCTCGTCATGAAGCCGCCCGCCATCGAAGAGCTCGGCACCACGTCCGGTTTTGCCATGCGCCTCGTGGATCGAGGCGGCAAGGGGACTGACGCCTTGCGGGCGGCCGCCGACGAACTGATCGGGCTTGCCGCCCGCAGCACGCTCCTGCGGGACGTCCGCGTCGATGGCCTGCCCAGCGGCCCGAGCGTGCGGCTCGACATCGATCGCGCGAAGGCCGGCGCGCTCGGCGTCAACTTCTCGACGATCAGCGACACGCTCGCGACGGCGATGGGCTCGACCTACGTTAACGACTTTCCGCGCGCCGGCCGCCTCCAGCAGGTCATCCTTCAGGCCGAGGCCAAGGACCGCATGCAGGTGGAGGACGTGCTGCGGCTTCATGTCCGCAACGACAAGGGGGGCATGGTTCCCCTGGCCGAGGTCGTCACGCCGAAATGGTCGGTCAGCCCGCTCCAACTCAACCGCTACAACGGGTATCCTTCTCTCAGCATCTCCGGCAATGCCGCCGCAGGCGTTTCGAGCGGCGTCGCGATGAGCGAGATGGAGCGCCTGGCCTCGAAACTGCCGACCGGCTTCGGCGTGGAGTGGACGGGACAGTCGTTCCAGGAGCGCCAGGCGGGCACGCAGGCGCCGATCCTGGTGGCGCTTTCCTTCCTCGTCGTGTTCCTCGTGCTGGCTGCGCTCTACGAGAGCTGGTCCATCCCGCTGGCCGTCATGCTCGTGGTGCCGCTCGGCATCGTGGGCGCGGTCGTCGCGGTCAACCTGCGCGGGCTGGAGAACGACGTGTTCTTCAAGGTCGGCCTCATCACGCTGATCGGTCTGTCGGCCAAGAACGCGGTGCTGATCGTCGAGTTCGCGCGCAAGCTGCGCGCTGACGGCTGGAGCCTGCGCGATGCGGCCATCGAGGCGTCCCGCCTGCGGCTGCGGCCGATCGTGATGACCTCGCTCGCCTTCACGCTCGGCATCGTCCCGCTGGTCATCGCCAAGGGTCCCAGCTCGGAAACGCAGAACGCGCTCGGCACGGGCCTCTTCGGCGGCATGATTTCGGCAACGGTTCTGGCCGTGCTCTTCGTGCCCGTCTTCTTCACGCTGGTCACGCGGCTGGCCGAATGGGCGACGGCACGCCGGGCGACCGAGGCGGTGACGTCATGAGGACGCCGATCCGTCGCGAAGCCGTGCTGCCCATGCCGGGCACCTGCCCTTCCACCATTCATGCAGGAGACGACCGATGAAGACCGCACTTGCCACGGGCCACGTGACCCTCGACATCGCGACCGAGGCTGACCTGCCGCGTTTCCGCGAGGAACTTCAGGCCGCCTTTGCGGTCGCCGTCGTCGAGACCTTCGGGTCGGTCGACGAGGGGCCGATCCCGTCGGACGAAGACGTGGCCGCGTCCTTCGAGGCTCCCGGCGCGGTCGTGCACCGCATTCTCGAAGACGGGAGGTGGGTCGGCGGCGCTGTCGTTTCGATCGATGGCGAGACGCAGCGGAACTCGCTCGACTTCTTCTACGTCCGCGCGGGCGAGATCGGCCGTGGCATCGGCCGCAAGGCCTGGGCCGCCATCGAGGCGGAGTATCCGCAGACGCAGGTCTGGATCACCCACACGCCCTACTTCGAGAAGCGCAACATCCACTTCTACGTCAACGTCTGCGGCTTCCATATCGTCGAGTATCACCACGCCGGTCATCCCGACCCCAACCGTCCGGAGGAGCCCGACCTGCCGGACGATGACGGCATGTTCCGGTTCGAGAAGCGTCTCTGACGCAACGCGCGGCGCAGCGTCAGACGCAGGCTCCCGCCGGAAACCGCTTCGCGCGTTGGCCGCGGGGACCTGCCACGGCCTTCCGGACATGAGCCATCGATGGCCGTGGCAGCCCCGCAGGCGCGTCAACGTCTGCGGCTGAAGATCCCGGAGCGCCGTCTCCACGGAGGCAGCGGGCGGGGCTCCGAGCCCGGTGTCGGATGCGCAGGCCGTCGAAGCGTCCGGCCGGGCGATAGAGCCAGGTCGCGATCCCCGGGAAGATGAGCAGGACGGTGAGGGGTCCAAGCGACAGAGCAGGCCATGCCCGCTGGGAGGGAGTGCAAGCGAACTCGCCTGTGGAGAACGAACACTTATGCAGAAGAAGGGGGAAGCTGGTACGCCCAAGGGGAATCGAACCCCTGTTTGCGCCGTGAGAGGGCGCCGTCCTGACCGCTAGACGATGGGCGCGTCCAAGATGAGGGCGATATAGACGGCTCCGGCGGGAATTGCAACCGCCCGCGGACGATCCGCGGCTCTTTTCCGCACTCGCGAAATCGTGACTCCGGCCGGGCGGTCCGGCGTGTCGTAATGCGCTCTGCCCCACGACGACGAAGGAGACCGCCATGCCCCTCCCCCGCGCCGCCGCCCTGCTTGCCGCAGTCTTGCTTTCGCTGCCGCTCGCCGCGGCGCCCGGAGCGGCCCGGGCGCAGGCGCAGACCGACCCCGTGCCGTCGAAGTGCCTCGCCATCGCGCAGGCGCTGCCGTCCGTGACCTATGCGAGCTACGTGCCGGCGCAGGCGACGCGCACGTCCGGCGAGGTGACGATCACCTATGCCGGACACTCGACCTACGTCATCGAATCGCCCGGCGGCGTCCGGGTCGCCACAGACTATTCCGGCATCTACGGCCGCGACCCGCTGCCGCGCGTCGTGACCATGAACAAGGCGCACACGACCCACTTCACCACGAGCCCGGATCCAGCGATCGAGCACGTCCTGCCGGGCTGGAACCCGGACGGCGGCGAACCGGCGCGCCACGCGGTGGTGGTTGACGACGTCTACATCCGCAACGTGACGACCGACATCCGCCGTTTCGGCACGATGGAGGAGAACGCCAATTCGATCTTCATCTTCGAGGTGGCGGACCTGTGCATCGGCCATCTCGGCCACCTGCATCACGCCCTGACGGACGCCCACTACGGCGCGATCGGCCGGCTGGACATCGTGATGGTGCCCGTCGACGGCGGGATGACGCAGTCGCTCGCCAACATGAGCGAGATCACGACGCGTCTCTCCTCCTCGATCGTGCTGCCGATGCACCGGCACTCGACGCCGATGGGAGAGTTTCTGGCGATGATGGGCAACAGCTACGCCGTCGACTACCGTGCGGAGCGCAGCTTCACGATCTCGCTGCGCGACCTGCCCCGCCGCCCGACGATCCTGATCCTGCAGGGCGTGTGACCGCCGCACGCGCCGGGAGCGCGCGTGCGGATCGGCGGGCGGGTCAGTGCCCGGCGTCGCCGATGCCGCGCGCCTTGTCTGCCGCCTTCTTGCGCCGCGCCAGCATGTTGAGCGTCTCGACCAGCGCCGAGAAGCCCATCGCCGCGTAGATGTAGCCCTTCGGCACATGGAAGCCCATGCCGTCGGCGATCAGCGTCATGCCGATCATCAGGAGGAAGCCCAGCGCCAGCATCACGATGGTGGGGTTCTTGGCAATGAAGCGCGACAACGGCTCGGCCGCGATGAGCATCACCGTCACCGCGCAGATCACGGCGATGTACATGATCGCGATCTCGTCCGTCATGCCGACGGCCGTGATGATGGAATCGATCGAGAAGACGAGGTCGAGCAGCAGGATCTGGACGATCGCGGCGCCGATCGACATCGACACGGCGCGGCCGACGATGTCTTCCTTGGGGTCCTCGGGATCGACCGTGTGGTGGATTTCCTTGGTGGCCTTCCAGACCAGGAACAGGCCGCCGGCGATCAGGATCAGGTCGCGCCAGGAAAAGCCGTGGTCGAACAGCGTGAAGACGGGGGTCGTCAGCGTCACGATGAAGGAGACGGTGGCGAGCAGGATCAGGCGCAGGACCAGCGCGGCGCCGATTCCGATGCGGCGCGCGTTCTTCTGCTGGTGGGCGGGAAGCCGGTTGGTGAGGATGGAGATGAAGATCAGGTTGTCGATGCCAAGCACGATCTCGAGCACGACGAGCGTGGCCAGCGCCACCCAGGCGGACGGGTCGGCGAACCAGTCGAGATGCGAGGCGAGAACGTCGGAGAACGGCATGGGACGGGGATCCTTCGAGCGCGGTGAAGGCACGGTTGCGCCGCTAAACGGCTGGGGTCAACCGCCGTTCCAGAAGACGGGCACGGTTTCTTGCAGCCGCGGCCCGAGCCTGAGCGGAGCGACCTTCTCGGCCAGCCCGGTGCGGTCGGATATTTCGACGCCGAGCCCGCAGATGGTCGCCGGTCCGCTCGCCGCCTCGAAACGGCCGCGCGGCACCTTCGACAGAAAGCGGTTGAGCGGCTCCTCCTTGTCCATGCCGAGCGAGGAATCATAGTCGCCGCACATGCCGGCGTCCGAGATGTAGGCCGTGCCGCCGTTGAGGATCTGGTGATCGGCCGTCGGCTGGTGCGTATGCGTGCCGACGACGAGGCTCGCGCGGCCGTCGACGAAATGGGCGAAGCACATCTTCTCGCTGGTCGCCTCGGCGTGGAAGTCGATCACCACCGCATCCGCCTGCTCGCCGAGCGGACAGGCGGCGAGTTCGCGCTCCCCCGCCTGGAAGGGATCGTCGAGCTCGGGATGCATGAAGACGCGGCCCATGATGTTGGACACCATCACGCGCGCGCCGTTGCGGGCGACGTAGAGGCCGGAGCCACGGCCGGGCGTGCCGCGCGGGAAGTTGACCGGGCGCAGGAAACGCTCCTCGTGCGGCGCGAACTGCAGGGCTTCGCGCTGATCCCAGACGTGGTTGCCGGTGGTGACGACGTCGGCGCCGGCGTCGAGCGTCGAGCGAAAGATGTCTTCCGTGATGCCGAAGCCGCCCGCCGCGTTCTCACCGTTGACGATGACGAAGTCGAGCCGGAAATCCGAGATGAGCCCGGGAAGGCGCTGCCAGACGGCCGTGCGGCCGGAGCGGCCAACCATGTCACCGAGGAAGAGAAGTCTCATGAATTGAGCTTTATCCCTCGATCTCGAACCGCCGCAAGCCACTTTCCGTCAGGATCGCCGGAAGCGGCACGTCGTGCGCCTCGGCCGGCACCCGTTCGACCTCCTGGCAGTCGAAGGCGATCCCGAAAAGACGCGGATGGAGTCCCCGCGCGTGAAGCCGCGCGATGGCGCGGTCGTAGTGGCCGGCGCCGTAGCCGATGCGGTGGCCGCGCGCGTCGAAGGCCGCGAGCGGCACCAGCATGATCGTCGGATCGAGCACCGCGGCGTCTTCGGCCGGACCGACGGTCCCGAAGCCGGTGTCGACCAGTGGCGCGCCTCGCACCAGTTCGCGGAAGACGATGGTTGTCTTGTCGAGGATCGCGGGAACGCAGACCCGCGCACCCTTCTCCGCGAGGGCTGCCAGAAGCGGTCGCGTGTCCATCTCGCTGCGGATCGGCATGAAGCCGGAGACCACGTCGCCGGGCTCGACGCCGATGGCCGAAAGACCGGCCTCGGCGATCACCAGCGCAGCCTCGATGCGCCGGTGCGGATCGAGCGCATCACGACGGGCGAGCGATTCGAGCCGAAGGGCCTTCTTCAATTCACGATTGGAGGAGTGGTGTTCTTCGGTCATCGCCAAGCTTTGGACGATGACGGCCCCGGGTTCAACCCGGCAGGCGACGGATAGATGACGATCCACGACAACCGGTGGAAAGGTTGATCCCGGGTGCCTACAACGTAGGTGGGCGCCGTATGGAAGGACCCACGGGTCCTCCCAGGGACAGCTCCCTTGGGATCAGTAAGGCCCCGGGGAATGTTATTCCTGCCGCGAAGCGCAGACCGCCGATACCAATATAGGACGTCACCCGGGCCTGCGCCATCCCATTCGAACGCCCCGCGCATGCCAGAGCACGACGAACGGCACGGCGACGAGTTCCATGGCCAGTCCGGCGAGGTGCCCGGCCGACGGCGCGCCGGCCAGACCGAGCGACGCGAGCCGCGCGAGTCCGCCGGCGAAGGTCATCGCCGCCAGCAGGCGCAGCCGCTCACCCTTCGTTTCGATCGACGGAATGCAGCTCCACCATGCGAGGCCGACGACCAGAAAGACGCCGGACAGGAAGCGCATATGGCTGTCGAGATCGACCGGCCAGGGTGACGTTGCGCCGAGGAAGCGAGGCCCCGCGACGATGCCCGCCGCGCCGGCGAAGACGGGCAGGC
The nucleotide sequence above comes from Aquibium microcysteis. Encoded proteins:
- a CDS encoding DUF4345 domain-containing protein, whose product is MTQRAGNAPDAIATGKDATARRALQVFIAVAGCLPVFAGAAGIVAGPRFLGATSPWPVDLDSHMRFLSGVFLVVGLAWWSCIPSIETKGERLRLLAAMTFAGGLARLASLGLAGAPSAGHLAGLAMELVAVPFVVLWHARGVRMGWRRPG
- a CDS encoding MBL fold metallo-hydrolase, whose product is MPLPRAAALLAAVLLSLPLAAAPGAARAQAQTDPVPSKCLAIAQALPSVTYASYVPAQATRTSGEVTITYAGHSTYVIESPGGVRVATDYSGIYGRDPLPRVVTMNKAHTTHFTTSPDPAIEHVLPGWNPDGGEPARHAVVVDDVYIRNVTTDIRRFGTMEENANSIFIFEVADLCIGHLGHLHHALTDAHYGAIGRLDIVMVPVDGGMTQSLANMSEITTRLSSSIVLPMHRHSTPMGEFLAMMGNSYAVDYRAERSFTISLRDLPRRPTILILQGV
- a CDS encoding 5-formyltetrahydrofolate cyclo-ligase; protein product: MTEEHHSSNRELKKALRLESLARRDALDPHRRIEAALVIAEAGLSAIGVEPGDVVSGFMPIRSEMDTRPLLAALAEKGARVCVPAILDKTTIVFRELVRGAPLVDTGFGTVGPAEDAAVLDPTIMLVPLAAFDARGHRIGYGAGHYDRAIARLHARGLHPRLFGIAFDCQEVERVPAEAHDVPLPAILTESGLRRFEIEG
- a CDS encoding TIGR00282 family metallophosphoesterase, producing the protein MRLLFLGDMVGRSGRTAVWQRLPGLISDFRLDFVIVNGENAAGGFGITEDIFRSTLDAGADVVTTGNHVWDQREALQFAPHEERFLRPVNFPRGTPGRGSGLYVARNGARVMVSNIMGRVFMHPELDDPFQAGERELAACPLGEQADAVVIDFHAEATSEKMCFAHFVDGRASLVVGTHTHQPTADHQILNGGTAYISDAGMCGDYDSSLGMDKEEPLNRFLSKVPRGRFEAASGPATICGLGVEISDRTGLAEKVAPLRLGPRLQETVPVFWNGG
- a CDS encoding GNAT family N-acetyltransferase, which translates into the protein MKTALATGHVTLDIATEADLPRFREELQAAFAVAVVETFGSVDEGPIPSDEDVAASFEAPGAVVHRILEDGRWVGGAVVSIDGETQRNSLDFFYVRAGEIGRGIGRKAWAAIEAEYPQTQVWITHTPYFEKRNIHFYVNVCGFHIVEYHHAGHPDPNRPEEPDLPDDDGMFRFEKRL
- a CDS encoding multidrug efflux RND transporter permease subunit, coding for MPQFFIDRPIFAWVIAIFITMAGLAAIPQLPVSRFPVIAPPSVSISASYVGANSQTVTDSVIGPIERELTAVKNVLYSESTADATGNATITVTFKPGTDPELAQIDVQNRLKAVETRLPEPVRRGGLSVEAASSGFLMIVSLRSTDGAVDTIALNDYLARGLSPELKRVPGVGRVQSFGSEAAMRVWIDPALLVSYSLSMTEIVQAIQTQNIQVAPGRLGEEPAVPGQRISVPLSVSGQLETPEQFAAVVLRSNPDGSKLTLGDVARIEVGPQSSGFSIFDGGKQATAAAIQLSPGANAVSTSANVRARLAELAPSMPSGVTYAVSYDTAPFVKLSIAKVVQTLAEAMVLVFLIMLLFLQKVRYTLIPAIVAPIALLGTFAVMWAIGYSINALTMFGMVLAIGIIVDDAIVVVENVERLMVTEGLSPRDATRRAMGEITGAVIGITLVLTAVFLPMGLSTGSVGAIYRQFTVSLAVSILFSAFLALSLTPALCATLLKPVAPHHERKGIFARFNRGFERLTVRYTAWVGSLVKRGARVMLVYAGIVVALAFGYSALPTAFVPDEDQGTFMTSFTLPADATAHRTKAIVERFDRHAATRPDVANNLSVMGFSFSGSGANAAMSFTTLRDWSEREGSADAEVEAAAAAMAEATEGEILVMKPPAIEELGTTSGFAMRLVDRGGKGTDALRAAADELIGLAARSTLLRDVRVDGLPSGPSVRLDIDRAKAGALGVNFSTISDTLATAMGSTYVNDFPRAGRLQQVILQAEAKDRMQVEDVLRLHVRNDKGGMVPLAEVVTPKWSVSPLQLNRYNGYPSLSISGNAAAGVSSGVAMSEMERLASKLPTGFGVEWTGQSFQERQAGTQAPILVALSFLVVFLVLAALYESWSIPLAVMLVVPLGIVGAVVAVNLRGLENDVFFKVGLITLIGLSAKNAVLIVEFARKLRADGWSLRDAAIEASRLRLRPIVMTSLAFTLGIVPLVIAKGPSSETQNALGTGLFGGMISATVLAVLFVPVFFTLVTRLAEWATARRATEAVTS
- a CDS encoding TerC family protein; protein product: MPFSDVLASHLDWFADPSAWVALATLVVLEIVLGIDNLIFISILTNRLPAHQQKNARRIGIGAALVLRLILLATVSFIVTLTTPVFTLFDHGFSWRDLILIAGGLFLVWKATKEIHHTVDPEDPKEDIVGRAVSMSIGAAIVQILLLDLVFSIDSIITAVGMTDEIAIMYIAVICAVTVMLIAAEPLSRFIAKNPTIVMLALGFLLMIGMTLIADGMGFHVPKGYIYAAMGFSALVETLNMLARRKKAADKARGIGDAGH